aggtcccctacattggcaagccatcacctattgcgaagaagataattgaaagtggcatcatcaaggctgcaggtttccctcccgtagtcaagtgtcatgagctgatgatcgagtgtgcctgccattatgactcacaatcaaggacgatcgtatccaaggaaggaaacatcttagcttacctttcagaggaagctataagtgaagctcttcatcttccagaacataaggatatgatttacaaaagcctagaaggagcgaggtcgatctatgaagatgatcccgatacttgtctgaatctcatcaataagaattggttgctcaaaagtcggcctcgcctgaacaagattcccgatacaccacataggatcgacttccaggaggaatacagagatttgataactttgctcaatcgagttacagcggctcctcaagccttcttcttcgaaaagtggatgttcttcttgattcaaatgatagtccaaggaaaaggaatgcttcattgggccaaaATTATTAGCAATTGTCTGGATGTGCAATTGAGAAGGCTAAGAcctaccaaatcattccacatgagctcatatgttatgtatgccttaatcaggagtttcgagtatgcaggactacctcacagaggagtgatcggaagaggacctggagaaatgagggtttgtgattcttatgttcatctgcatcatccgcctagaagtgactacaagttagtcaatggcaccttcacgatgaacattactaggatattgcaaggtgggattcacaatcgaccaTCTCTGGATGtgcaagagcttgtgaagaagtatggtgcatggttcatccaatttcaaaagtttacatacatcagagttcatgggtgtccttcacctccctacatgttgccgagatatccgacaaacaggatagtgctacttgagatgactagacagttggcagcttatgcaaaagcatccagacacaagcatggaaatggaattcccgtgcccatcatattggggaattcagttgaggtgtgtcctaacactcaagcctcggaggatgcagagaaggaattatctttatactcattctCATTCTTTGCCtcgcgggagaattttgatcctcatgcttatatggaggagacagtcggcaagaagtacaagcatgagtttcaggtagaagacttttggatgaatctcccaagtgatttagaggttaagagaaagatgcattccaggctacccttagatttcatcaggaaatgcaaggtttatagagtagctgatcaagcccaggatagtggtagatacctccagtcgtcctatgagaaagaagacaaaggagtgaagatagattggaatgagcccgaggttttagacttgagagttTTGATGGCTCCTGTCTTATcgtgtactcgcagatgggtggatgtacagcatcagaagttgagggagcagaatgtatcaatgacttttactttggaggcaagaccagaagaaggagaagcaagcgtgagtgagaacacttctcatcccagaggtgcaaagaggaaagaaagacttgAGAAAagggaaccttccaagaagaagcaagaggccaatcttGGTCACccatcaagcacatcttctcgacatgaaaagaagGCAAGCCAAGGGGAAGGTCAAGGGAAGATGGTACCtgaagttgatgaatctatggaatccatggtacaaaatgacaagCCGGAAAAGGGGCAAACGCCTCAACATTCAtgaagtcaatctccccaagttgatgctaatgagctacatgaagagaggaatgatgatgaagcgacctCTCCTCTCCGAGAGGATGGACCACTGATTGAAGAAATACAAGTAAGagaaacaagatccgccattccggattggttaaaagagagactgacaagggtggttgtggttgaagaggaaggagatgtatttgatttagaaagccttataggaaattctcaagaggtaaTAGAAAAGAAGGCggccacaaagatgtccaaggtaataagggatgagacaggatccaggaaattgcaaatagctacaccagtagtggacaagtatgagggTGAGATTCTTGCAGATGAGCAACGAGATCTGATGTTCACTACCATGTTCCCGATTGAGAAGATTAAAGAACTCAAACCTGGATGGGAGAcagctcttctcactgcttttgatcaagccCTTCatttggaagaacgaatgaagaattttcctgagattcccattgctgagattgagggaattgtgtccagattcgttggatatgctaagaaagagcataggaaagggaacaaaattctagatgaaaagttgttataggatgatgtggcagcttaattcctattggtctatgttttctcgatatttgtgccaattaaatatttggctatgcatttaataatgttcatctaaatggggaccttttttgtaacaaaccctaattagggtttaggtgtcaaaatctcagccattgatcttctttcgatctaggccattcattgtatttgaggatgctatatataccctcactcattttcattttgataatagttagaagttagagaagagagagagcttagagaagaaagttattgtgtagcaagattgagtagtgaagaaagaattttgaacaattgttgtctatttggctttgagatcaataaaatattgaagttatggtgttttattgcaatacttgtggctatcttcatgattgtttatattcttgaatcattctcagtcgaagtagtatttaagtttaagttgaaggactaagtgttgtgcttgatctttggtgagattcatattccaaaccactagcttcttactgattgtaaggacgccttgtgtggtcaactggagatattgagattgcttaaacattcaatcattgttgaaatattgatatgtatctctatgatagtatctttatccttgatgatttgaaaatcactgaatcaccttagaagatcgcatcaattccagtagagttgtaattgcttggcaatactgaaattggtagaatcttaccaagtctagcctacattgagtcattcttaggattagattagtattcatcccttgaaacccttatcttttgctattttttgaaaatctgttagtattaggaaaatcctgttcctgcaatCAAAAGAGagtaacacggacaagctttctcagaaagtacgtaagaccccttgaagaaacagcatatacaacgaccactggtgcttatccacacgtagagatcctacaacgaagaaccttgaagtcatcttgattgatccttttcgcaatatcttcagcattcagaggctttaatcaagagaggataaggtaccatttgggtattttattctgtgtttggttgtgtacaaaatacacgtcaacaggtttcCACGTATATTTGGTGTTCTCTTATGTGGATGTGCGATTACATTAATCATTTGGGTAGCTTTTTTAATGATAAAGTAAGATCCGAAAAAGTTGTTAATAATGATTTGGATTTGATGTTGAGAGTTTGcatatattgattcacctccctcttcTTAGTATATCTGCGTGCTTAACAAGAAGGTTCTCGACATAGGGGCTTTTGAGCACAGCATGTTCCTTCTATGAGGAACCTAAAGCCTTCTTCAAATTCCCAAAACCGACCTACTCCATCACATACTCCATGATACCATTTTAAGGCACCTTTCCATGAATAGCTTGGCATAACAAGAAGTGCCTATCACTGTGGAAGTGATGCAACCAAGAGGGCTCATAATGAAGATCTGCTCCCAGACACCAAACATGGAGAGCAATTTAATCCTATTGGGAAACTTTGAACCAACTTCAATGCAAACACAAAATCTAGCATAAAGAAATCTTGTTCTAGATTTGGTGACATCTATGGAAGTAAACAGACCAATAACATTAACAATTCCACAAATAATTAATAATACCTTCATCTCAAACTCCAATGAGAGCTTTGGGAAACAAACCCAAATAGAAGCCAAGTTGACCTTGGTAGCATCAAAACTAATAGACCATCTTTCCCAATAAAGAAAGGCCTTACCAAGAAACCAAGGACCCTCTTGAAAAATTCTAGAATTGTCCTTGAAAGAGAATGAAAGAAAACCATTCATCAAGGTAGTCACATGAATAGGACCAAGAGCAAGCCAACATTCTGAAGCTCGACTACAAATAACCTTGATATTTGGTTAGTGGCCAAAGAACCTCCCCATATGAGCAAAACAAAAGTCTTCAAAGACTCTTTCCACCCACGCATCAGGGATAATAAGAAGAAAAACATCCCCTTTGCAAACCTACAACACATTCGAGGGAGGGGAGGGTTCTTGAGGGAGTCGATCATCAACACCAACCTTATcaacatttgggtgatgctccaattTTGTCTCCAATTGGCCAAGTAGCAGAgggaaaatttccaaatcctctaCCCCAGCCATTATTGGAACAAGACACCAAACCCTCCTTATTACAACCAACAATAGGAACTAGAGGCTCACCTACAACTCCATTGCAACTAGATGGTGAGGTCACAACATTCCCCACATGAACCATTGTGCAACCGACCGTAACTGGGGGCAAGGCAACTTCAAGGGAAAGAAGAACATTCTCCCTCAACACCATCAAACTTTTgggagaaggaagaagaaaccCCTCCAAAGAGAGTCCAATATCACCTAGACAATGATAAACAAGAGTGGATCTGTGAGAGGACACATTCGCTTGAGACTTCAACTCCACCTTCTGCTACAAATCCAAGAGTAATTCATCATCACCATCAAAATCTAACAGGACAAACCTTTGGGGATCATTCTGCTATGCCTCTTGCCACAAATCCACAAGAGGAACATTTGCCTTGTCCTCAAAAGATAAGGGGAACCAAGTACCATCAACCTTAACGCCATCAACCCTACCTCATCTTCAACTTCGCTCCATCTACTACCTCTTCCTCTCTCGTGACAGGCTTCCAACAAAATGTTGATGAGCTTTTCTTCAACCTCCAAACAGCGTTGCTCCCTCCTAACAAGCTCTATGTCTGCAAAATCATCCCTATTGTCTCCATCATCCCTTGAACCTCCATCACTATAATCAATGTAGAAGGATACACTGCCTCCATCTCCGCTTAGAGTTTTTGCCGCCTCCATTTCTAATAAATATTCTATTGCTAAGATAACTTGAttaaaaattgcacccaaaaactCTTAGAGAAAGCccacaaataaaataattaaaattattctatGTTATCGAGTACACCCTTAAGGCATCACACCAAAGTTCCaggactcgccaaaactcggcgaGTCACGGGTCGAGTCACCCTCGGCGAGTCCTGGGTGGCTCGAAcccggactcggcgagttttggccGAGTCCTGGCGAGTCCTGGAACTCGGTGACTCGGCTCGGACCCGGCGAGTCCCGAGTCCAAAACTCGGCCGGCGTAAACAGccgaaaaaggcaaaaaaaaaacatttaaaaaatggttttgcttgctttttttttcatttatatttttagcTTAGTTGTAAAAGGCATCTCATTTCATTCTATTGaaaaaataggaggagaagagtgagttgtgaggaaaaagaagagagcatagtaGGGCAACCAGCAAGGAGAAGGAgtagaatttcttcaacaaatcacattggggcagtGTAATACTTGCATTTGGTGCATCAAAAGCTTGTTAGAGAGGATTGGAAagaggttgcatttcatttcaaccttcttataagaggtaagatttatattttttggtttttttggtcttttataagcaaaatttacattttttttgttttcttaaaacttaaagaaatcagcaaaccctacaatgtacattttttttgtttaaaaatgtaCATTGTAAGGTTtgctgatttttttatgttttgaaatgaAAAAACAATCTATATGGTAGGTTTGCTAATTTCTTTGAAAAAAATGATGCAAATTCTATTACATTGTTTTttgtatcaaaatcaaaacattgctattatatttttttttgtattaatttataatttaacaatggacaaatattcattttttttgtaattgtGTCTTATTCTAGCAACCTTCAACTTTTGAAAACAATGTCTACTTCCAATCCTCCTCATAGAACAATCCCGGGTAGAAAAGATCCAACTTGGAAATATATAGAACCTTTTCCTGGGCAAAAAAAAGGAGAGGCAAAATGTAAATTTtgcaaaacaatctttcatggaggcataaatagattgaaataccacATTGTCGGCATACGTGGCCATGATGCAAAGCCTTGCACAAACGCACTTCCTGAGGCTATTCGTGAGTGCCAAGTGCTATTAGAAACATTTGAGACTCGAAAAGAAATAAAGAAAAGGCAAAGGGAGGAGTTGGCTCAAGCTAGCATTGGTTGTGTTGGAGAGGCCTCTTCCATGCCTTCATATTGTCCTAGTGGGAGTGCTAGTGCTTCTGTTGCCGGTAGTGTCAGTGCTAGTGGTAGTATCGATGCAACTCCAACCATTGGTCCTAGAGTTCGTAAATCTAGGATGGATTCATATTTTGAGCCACGCACTACTCCTGGTGCCCAACCTTCACTTGAGAGCATGGCTTGGAACAAAGAGGTACACAATAAGGCTAAAGCTACAATTGGAAGATTTTGGTTTTATTGCAATATTCCATTCTTTGCAGCCAGGTAATTCCTTttagtttttatttgattgttttaagttTTTAAGTTGTTAATATTCTTAATTTGTTTTGTGACTTTGTGATTGTCTAAGActctaattttataattttatacttatcttatttaatttatttgtgataggtctccttattggcaaagcATGGTTGATGCCATTGCTATTTGTGGGGCGGGTTTCAAAGCCCCTTCTGATTCCGAGATAAGTGGCCCAATCTTGATAGAATCAGTGGCTGATGTAAAAGCCACATTAGGGGAACatcgagagatatggaagaagaagggttgcaccatcatgaccgaTGGTTGGACTGATAGGAGAAATCGGAcgctcctaaattttcttgtttcttctgcaggtgattgaataacttgaattttattAAATGATTCTTATTCGTATTTTTTTTTTGAGTTgagatttattgaatgatcattgatcactgtttttgctttgttttcaaaTTTCAGGTGGCACCATGTTCATTAAGTCCATTGATGCTTCCGCACATTCTAAAAATGCCACTTACCTATGTGAGGTTATAGAGGAGGTCATATATGAAGTGGGCGAGGAGAATGTAGTACAAGTGGTGACcgataatgcagcaaattatgttgctgctggtaaacttttgatggagaggcacccatctatatttTGGTCTCCCTGTGctgcccattgcattgacctcatgttggaggacatTGCTAAGATTGCATGGATCAGGACATGTGTAGAgaaggcaaaaaatatttgcaaatttgtataCAATCATGCATGGGTCCTTAACTTAATGAGGCAATACACGGGGCAGaaggagttggctcgtcctggAATCACTAGATTTGCCACTAACTTCATCACACTGCAATCCTTGATTCGCAATAAGGCAGCTTTAAGACGTATgcttgttggtgaggagtggacttcctcatcctttGCTACGAGTGCTGCAGGAGTTGATGTTGCAGATTACATTTTTGATGAGCCAGGCTTTTGGACCCCTTGTGCTGAGATCGTGAAGGTAAAATTTTTAAGCATTCTAATCTCTACCTTatgttttaagttttaagtttttatttttattcgtatttttcttttatttgcttattttcatttacaatttcacacttacattAACTGATATTACATATTGTTTCACAATATTTGCAGTTCATTGAGCCCTTGGTAGTTCTCCTACGTGTTGCTGACGGGgagaagcccgcaatgggctacatatacgagggcatggatagggccaaggagggcaTCAGATCTGCCTATGAAGGGGATGAGAGTAAGTATCGCCCCATTTGGGATATCATTGACAGGAGATGGTAGACCCAGCTTCACAGGCCCCTTCATGCAGCTGCTTATTACCTCAATCCGGCATTCCATTTCCGCCCTGATTTCaaggcggatgaggaggttcttagtgggcTCTACTCAGTGATAGAGCGAATGTCGCCTGGTCATAGCAGCAATATAGTCCAGGAGCTAGAGGCTTTTTCTAATGCTGAAGGGGAGGTCTTCTCTCGTATGCTTTGCAAAGAAAATCGGACAAAAATGCAGCCAAGTAAAAtgtatattttaagaaattaagagcataattttaattatatgttattcaatttgttattaattattaaatgaggctgattttgttttcctttttctcaTCTCAGATAGGTGGTGGCAGATGTTTGGTCCTAAAACACCAAATCTTCAACAGGTAGCCATTcgtattttgagccaaccatgcagtgcttccggttgtgagcgcaattggagtatgtttgagcacatacactccaagaggcgcaatagactgtctgtggagaggttgaatgatctagtctttgttcattacaacctccgtcttagACACAAACAGGTTATGGACCATGACAGCACCCCGATCACGTTAGAGGAGGTTGATCCAGAATCTGAGTGGATCAGTGAGGCTACAGATCCTATGTTTGGTGATGAGGACTTAGATTGGATCGACGAGGTAGATAGAGAggctgaggttgtagccatggcagaggaggaggttaGAGCGCGAGGAGAGCCAGAGCCAGAGCCAGAGCCAGAGCCAGAGCTAGAGCCAGACACAGCTGATGTTTGTGAGGGTAGAATGGAGTCACGGGCAGAGAGTATGGCTGTTGAtgcatccaggacctaccttagggtTAGACGCCTTCGTAGGAAGGACCCaggctcctttgagccatagacttgtagttgttttacttttgatatatgtgtggaactggaacatttgaattttgatgtcatggatttgatattccatgagttttgtaatatttttacatttgacactatttatatatctatggttattggttgctatttccttcagctacaatttgcgtttatactaatgtgatcgatgtatacttgtgtatgtgatcaaattaacttctatttgatgatgttattgtgtatttaaggtttgtttaataaagggtgcatgaaacaagttttaaatccttaaaaatcgctaaatttcttgggtttttcactttgccgagtccTGCTGAGTCCTAGCCGATCCGAGTCCCGAGTCCCGAGTCGAGTCACCCTTGCCGAGTCcgcgccgagtccgagtcccgtttctttgcatCACACACCTGTCCCATGCACAAGTTCGCCCGAAGGTATGCCCTGTGTACATACCTAGGTGTCTAGGTACGCCCACGGTACGTACCAGGTATACTTGGGCATACCCAAAGGCACTGAGCACCAAAAAGTAACAAAAGAAGACTTTTTTTTGCATCCAAAAAGAGCCTAAAATGCCCCTAAAAGCATCATTTTGCACCTAGACCAACAActtaggaattatttaataaagACCCTCAATGCTTGTAACTCAAGTCCTTCAACTAGCTACTTTCTAAAGCAATCTCTTTTGTTCCTTTACGTTATATGAGAGTATATATCCCATACAAGAACTCAGACAAAGTCCACAAATTTAGTAACAAAATTGATTAGTACACAGGAGATGAACATGAAAATGATCTAGCATGGATTGTTTAGGTTGATCTAAACCAAACAACCAACTTGGAAATAGCCAAAATCTGAGTTAATTTAAAATAAAGAAGTTATCAATCATTACAATTGTAGATATCACCAAAAATTCCATACTGATTGAATTAAGAGACTTTCTAAATTTTGAAAACAGAATTCTGAATTACAGAAAATATATAAGCCAGATTGAGAAAACCATTGCTCTATGCCTATGTACAGCAAAATTGTCCACAATGCACAATGCATCGTAAAAAAGGATACAACGCCAAAGCCACTGACATGAACCAAAGCAAGCTGCTGCCGAGGACTTATACACTTGTTTAAAAAGAACATATCAGATATCAAAGTCCTCTATGGCAATGAAAATTGGTGTTCCTCAGACTGGTCCAAAGCTAATAGCATATATTTTAGAATGAATATCAGATCACAAACAAAGTCCTTTCATCTAAGTTTTCATTAATGCACATCTCAACTCTATTCATTCGGTGACAATGGATGTTGCAGTTCAATAGAAATTGATAAAAAACAAGGAGTTAGTTAAACCCTTCAAAACGCAAGGAGCAAACTCATGAATCTAAGTTTCCAACACATATTCATACATCGGTGAAGAAGCTGTGAATCCCAACAAATTGACACAAAGTCTGATTATATGAAAGCTAGAAATGTTATAAATATCAATATGTGTTAATGATTATAAGCTTGTCACAATAATGTAATTGGCACAGTTCTCACTTTTGAAATAAAATGCCCCTAATAATTAATGAATTAACATTAATTAACTTAAATGCCTGAGAGACATTAACCCAAAAGTAACTCATGCTTATAAAGATACCAGAAAAAAACTGTTTCTTCATGGGGATAAACAATTTCTAATGATAATGTTATAAACCTGCACAAAATAATGGAAATGCTCCAATATACTCAAAAATAGAATGATAAATAAACCCTTGAGGTAGGGCAACACCATATAATCCTCTTTGAGGAAAACGTCACTTCACACTATATCTCATATCTCACATGACTCTCTTGCCTACAATATAGAGCACTCAACAACCTAACACTACCACT
The nucleotide sequence above comes from Cryptomeria japonica chromosome 11, Sugi_1.0, whole genome shotgun sequence. Encoded proteins:
- the LOC131073590 gene encoding uncharacterized protein LOC131073590, with protein sequence MVDAIAICGAGFKAPSDSEISGPILIESVADVKATLGEHREIWKKKGCTIMTDGWTDRRNRTLLNFLVSSAGGTMFIKSIDASAHSKNATYLCEVIEEVIYEVGEENVVQVVTDNAANYVAAGKLLMERHPSIFWSPCAAHCIDLMLEDIAKIAWIRTCVEKAKNICKFVYNHAWVLNLMRQYTGQKELARPGITRFATNFITLQSLIRNKAALRRMLVGEEWTSSSFATSAAGVDVADYIFDEPGFWTPCAEIVKVKFLSILISTLCFKF